The Elaeis guineensis isolate ETL-2024a chromosome 5, EG11, whole genome shotgun sequence DNA segment TGTCGAAGTGCGCTGGCTATGTAGGGGCTAAATGTTTCCCTAACGTGTGATCATTGTATTGATGCAGACGAGACAATAACGCATGTCCTCTTTCAATTCCTACTGGCCATATGCATATGGTGGCTTTTAGGCATCCCTTTCTCACTTATCGCTTCTGATTATTCCTTGGATATTTTACTCATCTCTGTAAAGGAGTGCACATGCAAAGCTTGGACAAGAGGCAAGGGATTGGTGCATCTTATTTTGCCTATCGCATATAGTTGACTAGAAGTGGCGGAGTGATGGATTCCAGATGACTAGAGTCATACTTACGAAAGCATTGGTGCAAATTGTTGAGATGAGTCATGCCATGACAATCAAAAACTCCTTAATAACCGGGGACACCTAAAACTCTATCGGAGCAACTTCTGCCCCTTCTCAAATGATTTGTCTCGTGGAGGCCCCTATCTTAGCACTCTCAAGTCTCAAGATCAATTTCGATGACAATGAATCAGATAGTGAGAAAAAAGGTAGAACAAGTTTTATAATTAGAGAACAGAATTTAGGCTTTATGATATTGAGGGGATGCCATTTGTATGACATCACATTCCCAATTATTGAATTAAGGGGGACTTAAAAAGAAATTAATTATGCCAAATCTATATGGTAAGTAGATCACATTATCTTTGAGGGATAGTGGTGGGTTGGATGCGGCAACTATAGATGTCATCGTGAGAATACCTTCTCCTGCTTGACATTTGGAAGatgtttagtaatttgatttctTTCAAGATAATACATGTACATGGGGAGGTGAACAACATAGCCGACTAGAAAGCATCATATATAGAAATCCCGAAAGATCATTTGAAAGAGCATCTGGGCTGTTCCCACACAACCCGATAATATTTGACCTTCTAATTCCTCTGAATATACCCATACTACGTGTATATGATCCATCCATcccatcaaagaaaaaaaaaaaggaaaaaagtaaTAATTAATTCAGATATTTCTCCATTATCATCAATGATAGGTGATATTCCAATACAATAGATGTGGATATGTGATGATTGTTGTAGCCGATTGCTGTGTGTTAAATATGCTATATAAGAAATACCTCATATACCTCGATACTCTCCTCTTGGTTGTGATTATACTTGGGTAAGTGGGTGCATGGATGACGCGGGAGGGGTGCAAGCTTGCAGAGTGCATTTGGACCATGAAAATTATTCTCAAATCCTTTTGCGATTAGATACCCTGTTTTATTGATGGTAGTAAATGGATTTATAGGGGGTGAGCGGGGGGGAATAAAAAAAAAGGGTTCCAATGAGTTTTACCGTTAAAAGTTAGAAATACAAGGACAAAATCGTCGACGTATCGTGATAAAAGTCCGCTCCTCTCCGGGGTTTGCTTTTATCGTGTGGCCCTGGCGCAGTCCTCACCGACTTTCCCATCCGGCGCTCGATAGCATCTTCGGCCATGGCCTCTCCGCGGCCTCCTCAGGTGAAGCCCCTCGACCTGGAGATCACAGTGGTCTCTGCGAAGCACCTCAAGAACGTGAACTGGCGTCACGGCGATCTCAAGCCCTACGCCGTCGCCTACCTCGACCCCGACAGACGCGCCGCCACCAAGCCCGACGACGCCGGCAACACCCGCCCCGTCTGGAACGAGCGCCTCTCccttcccctccctctctccctcatTGATCCCCCGCTCTTCCTCACCCTCGACATCTTCCACTCCAAACCCTCCGAGACCCCCAAGCCCCTCGTCGGCACCGCCCACTGCTCCGTCAAGGACCTCCTCGGCTCCGATGCGTTCGCCGTCGCCGCATCTGGCGTCGCCCTCGACGGATCCCCCCTGCCTATCAAAACCCTAGAACTCCGCCGTCCCTCTGGCCGCCCCCAGGGCAAGATCCGGATTAAGCTCGCGATCCGGGAGCGCCCCTGCCCACCGCCGGGCCCCGCTTACCAATTCGCCCCTCCCTCCGGCTATTACTACTCCACCGCTCCTCCACCTTCGGCCCGAGACTACCGCGCCTATTCCCCACCGCCTCCTTACAGCCACCCCATGCCATCCCAGCCGTCGCCGTACCCATACGGGAACTACTCCGATCCCTACTCTGGGTACTATTCCTCCACTGCTGGGTATTACTCCGCCCCTCCTGCCCCAGCCCCGGCCCGGCCGTACTATGATCGAGCATCGGTGTACGGTGGCCCGTCGGCGCCTGTTGACTACTCATCCGCCCCTTCTTCTTACGAGCAGAAGGCGAAGGGGGGCAGATTGGGAATGGGGGCCGGCCTGGCAGTTGGGGCGGTGGCCGGGGCACTGGGAGGGCTGGCGTTGGAAGAAGGGCTCAAGTATGAGGAGGAGAAGATTGCGGAGAGGGTGGAGAGCGATCTCGCCACGAGGGATGATTACAGCGACTATCGGGCCGACTACTAACGGTCCGTGCTTCCTTCCCCCTCTTCTTACCCTTTAATGATGATTAGGGTTGGCTGGTGGAGGAGTTAGGATGAATAAAGAGACACCTGTTTGGTTGTATGGTTTTGATTTCTCTATCTTATATGTATATAATCTTAACTTTTGCTGAATTTGTGATCGATGTCAGTGATCATCAGAGGAAGATTAATGCACTTAAGTTGATGTaagtttcatatgcttcatgaCATGGGTGATCCAACATTATGTTTCTTTTGAAATCTATCTAGAGTTGTTAGTGCTTCTATCAGTTCACATGGGTGATCCAACATTATGTTTCTTTTGAAATCTATCTAGAGTTGTTAGTGCTTCTATCAGTTCTTGTGTTGATAAACTAGTAAGCACTTTTTCCCCCTCTGTTTTTGTTTGATTGTAAGGCCTTAAAGTAGATGAACCGATCAAACTGGATGTTCTTTGCTATTAATTTGACTCATTCCCTATCCGTTTTGACATTTACTGTCAATTTGTTATTTCTATTCTGATTTACATCATCGACTCAGACAAAATAGTTGATAGACATTAGAAAGATAATCCACCTAGAATGAAGAAAGAAATTTGTCCATTAGTCCTACTAAAATTATTCAAGGGATATACTTCAGAGTGTGAGCAACATTAAGAGTAGTTATTATGAGACAGGTGAATTTCCACTTTTGAGGGCTTTACACCCAGATCAACAGCAAGGCAATGTCTGCACTATTCATAGAAGAATTGATGAATTAACTTTTTATTCTAATCATTTATTGTACAAAAAAAGTGGGCATAGATGAAAGAGATATCTAATACCGTAAACAAATAGTAGATGAAATAAAAGAGTTCCTTCGAGGGTGTTATTTGATTGAAACATTCCTTGTTGGCTTAGGCTTGTAATGTTTAATGGTTCGAAAGGTTACAGAATAAAGAGGACAAGCCAAGGGAAAAAGTTTTTGACAAAAACTGATCCTTCTTTGCATGATTGAGCCGAAACTGGTTTTATacctgggtttcaaaaaattttggtcaATTTCAATTGAACTCAACTATTTTAAATCTTCCAGTCAATTTCATTTGATGTTGATCAAAACTGATCATGAATGATGTACTTATCGGTCATTAATCTTTCCAGTGTCATTTTAGGATTGTTTCTTTAGTTTTTCAAGTATATTTGGGGTACATGGTATTGATTCTAGGTGgttgtttttcaatttttttgcttTAGAAGACTTAACACAGGAGGGAGAAGTAGTAGATGATAGGTCTCGATCAGATATTGAAAATAGTTTGAACaaatatattatttcaaatccaGACAATAGGATCAAAACAATAGAATTCACTGTCTCCATAGAAAAAGAACATGAATTAATCCCAATCTTAACATAAGAAATTGTCAAAACTGtccaaaaattcaaatttgagtttATTCATATAGCTAGTCCAAGTTGCAGTAAAACCCTTAATCAGAAAAGGAATAAACAATGCTATCCTTTTATGTCTAAATGATGGTGGGTTTCTTGATTTTCAGGATGTCTTTTTAGGTATGGTTGAGTCTAGTTTATTTGATGGATCAATTTATTTCAATTGTAATACAGATCTTACTATCAAAACTAAAGAAACAAAAACATCTTTAGAAGTCTAGAATTAGAAGTCAAATTAGATGGGTTTAATATGTTATCTGGATCATGTCCAGCTGCGGCCATGATTAGGGTATTCTATAAAACCCTAAACATCCTAGAACATATAGGAGTTGTAAACAAAAAAACTTTAGGATCAACAGACTACTTCTAAATAGATCCAAGTAAAGGAAATGTGTTCGGCCCAAGAACCCTGGTTtgggatcaaatcaaattaccaGACGACTGGCTACTAAATAAAGCAGTACCAGCCATTAGAAAAGAACAAAGCAAATTAGATACAATCATTACAAATTCTGAATGAGATGTTTCCATCAGATTTCAAAGAGGAATCCAAAGAAGTCAAGCTAAAGGCTAGAACCTGCTCAAGTCCAAATAAATCTTTCAAGACATAGCTGTTCCAACTCTTCACTCTCAAAATTAAGCACCGTAAATTTTGAACTAAAAATTTTTCAACCTAGATATGAGGAACTTCAATCTCCACATGTCTTTCCTACCTATTCCCAAATAACTGATAGAAAAGATTCAAAATTATATGTAATTAGTTCTGAATTCAAAATAGACAAACTAACCTTAGAGAAAGATTTTTACtcaaaagaaaattttgaaaaaagaagTAAACTTTTTATAACCTACTCTAAAGAACAAAAAAACAGATTACAAATGGAATACTGcacctttttagaaatgactagGACACAAATACCATTTTTCAAATGGTATGACTTAATAAAAGACacctcaaaagattttaataTGATTTTAAGAAATGGTAAAAAGATTAGAGGAACTAAAGTTCCAAAACCATCTAATCCAAAGATCATAGTTTCTTGGCAAGATGGGAAAGGAAGAGTCATTGAAAAAATCCATCCTCCTCTACAAGAAATTAAAATACCAGTTAAAGAAACTCAAATAACAGCCTCTCcatttaaaatcaaaattgatcttcCAGAAACACCAAATGGTagagatataaaaaatatcatagaacaaaataattttacaaatcaAAATCTTAAAACTATAGGCGACCAATTAATTAGAATAGAGAAaatgatcaaagaaaaaaatttggaattCAAAATAAAACTTCTTTACCCCTGTTTAAACCCTTTGAGATAGACAAAAAACGATCAAAAAAGTTAAACACTAATATAATggaagaaataaataaaagataacaAGCAGTAGAAGGCCTTCAAAGAGTAGAAGATACTCTAAAACAGTCCACTAGGCCAAGGTCAGTAGCCACTTTGACTCAACATGTTTCAGAATCTTCAGATACTGAAATCTAAAgtgaagaagaaaatcaaataaataaaatcacAAATTAAAATGAATACCTTAGAAAAGCATACTACCCACAACCTATCTTTCTAGATTTAGTCATAGAAGAAAGATGCCaaataatctaaaatcaatattcGATCAATACCATTTATGAATGGAATATAGATAGAATAACCGAATATGATATCCAAAATACACTCCAAGAAATGACCATGGTATCAAATGCTTATAAAACCAAAAATACACCAGACCATGTCATTGTCCAAAACCTAGTAGCAGGTTTCACTAGCCAATTAAAGGGTTGGTGGGATCACTACTTAGATGATATTGATCGAGAACAAATTCTTATTGCAGTATGAAAAACTGCAGATGGAACAATTCTCAAAGATGAGGAAGGAACAGACATACAAGATGCCATTCCAACTCTTATCTCTGCAACTGTCAAATATTTTTTAGGTGACCCATCAAAATTAAGAAATAGAACTAcagaaattttatcaaatttaagatGTAAAAAATTACAAGATTTTAGATGGTACAAAGATATTTTCCTAACAAAAGTAATGACCAGAGAAGATTGTAACTAGCCCTTTTGAAAAGAAAGGTTTATTGCTGAACTTCCTTCAGTATTTTCTGAGAAAATTAGGAGTAAACTTAGAAACCAAAATAATGGTAGGATTTTATATGACAAAGGATTCCATATGACAAAACTAACATTTGGAGACCTTGTCAATGTTATAAATGAAGAAGGATTATTACTTTGTAATAATCTAAAACTTAAACAATAACTTAAAAAGGAACAGTTAAAGTCCAAAAAAGAGTTAAGAAACTTCACCTTCAACCACTCAAAGATTAGAAacctaaaaaattcaagaaattttGTAAAAATTGCTACAAAGAAAAAACTCAAATCTTTAAGGAAAGATCTAGGCCACTCTTGAAAGATAAAAAGAGTAAACCATCTCAATTTAAACCCAGGACAACCCAAACTAGCTGGTCCAGAATCAAATCATCACCACCTATTTGCtacaaatgtggtaaagtaggatatTTTAGTCGAGATTGcaagatcaaagaaaaaaattaataacttaGAGATAGatgaatcaaatcttttaaaatcaataaaaatttaactaaaaatcttaCTTCTAGAATCAGATTCAGAATCTGAGAACTCTCAAAATCCTGAAGATGATATTGAATCATCAGAATCTAATCaagagaataaaaagaaaatctaTATAATTACAAAAGAACAATATTTATTACTAGACTTTATTGATAAAATAGAAAACCCTGAACATAAAAAGAATATTTATCTAAACTTAAAAACTATATCAGGTGAGACTtccataaaagatataaaaataacctataatctaaataatatttttgaatcaaaggaaaagaaaaatttaacTATTCAAGATCTCCAAATAGAAATCAATCTTCTAAAAACATAAATTGAACAAACAAAAGAACAAATTGGATTACTAAATGACCAAGAACCTATAAATAATCAAGGACCCATAGATACTATAAATCAAATAACTATACAAAAATGGTGCATTAAAATAACTCTAGTCATAGGAGAAGAATTCAAATTCAATACAATAGCCCTAATAGACTCTGGAGCCGATTCAAATTGTATCCTAGAAAAATTAATGCCAACAAAATGCTTTGAAAAAATAAACGAAAATCTAAGCACTGCTagtgattcaaaatttaaaattaaatatcagtTAACAAATGCAAAAATTTGCAATAACAATGTTGACATCAATACTTCATTTATTGTAGTAAAAGATTTAAACCAATTAGTAATTCTAGAAACCTCTTTTCTCAATTTAATTAAACCATTTTATGTAGATGAAGAAGAGATTACTGTAAAATTCTTAGGACAAGACTTGCATTACcaattcattaattttttttactaagaTTCTCAATCCTACTAAAGTATTAGTTATTATTTCCAAATTCTCACTCACTACACATTTGATTTCGATTGATTCTTTCTCTATCCTTTTACTTCTTGTATTCCTAAACACCAAACAAACCttctaaaaagaaagaagaggaatagaaaataaattttatctgaGAGTTATGCAGACCCATTCACAAAATTTGAACCgcctctatcaaaaaaaaataatacaacggTCAGTTACAATCATTCAACAAAAGTAAAAAGACCATCTTTCAgaaaatcagcaatcaccataaaaaaaaaagagacaatgATGTGATTTCCCATCAATCAAcgaaaaagaagaaataagatTCCATTAAGATATCAATAGGTAGCAGTAACTGACTACTGCCAAGAAATAGTGGTTTGACTTACCATCAGTCATTCAAAAGGCAAAAAacaaaataagactccatcaaaaTTGCCTCCTCCATCGACAAGCTTTCAATCAAAGCAACCAATGAAAGATTTCAAAAATC contains these protein-coding regions:
- the LOC105046268 gene encoding uncharacterized protein; this encodes MASPRPPQVKPLDLEITVVSAKHLKNVNWRHGDLKPYAVAYLDPDRRAATKPDDAGNTRPVWNERLSLPLPLSLIDPPLFLTLDIFHSKPSETPKPLVGTAHCSVKDLLGSDAFAVAASGVALDGSPLPIKTLELRRPSGRPQGKIRIKLAIRERPCPPPGPAYQFAPPSGYYYSTAPPPSARDYRAYSPPPPYSHPMPSQPSPYPYGNYSDPYSGYYSSTAGYYSAPPAPAPARPYYDRASVYGGPSAPVDYSSAPSSYEQKAKGGRLGMGAGLAVGAVAGALGGLALEEGLKYEEEKIAERVESDLATRDDYSDYRADY